One Cucumis melo cultivar AY chromosome 8, USDA_Cmelo_AY_1.0, whole genome shotgun sequence genomic window, TTTTTGGTAAACATCCTTTATCGCATAGCCTCCTTGTAAAACGTGAGTTACTTTTAAATGACAGTCTCATCGCACTTACTATTCCTTCTGCATGGATCTCATTGCATAGGGAAAAACATGATTAGGGACTACATGTTGCTTTTAGCTcatacttttaaaataaatttccaCTTTTCAGTTAGAGGTCATGTTCTCGAAGTCTGATACGCTACTATCTTTCTGCTGaagtattttgttttctttttatacgtGTCTAGTTGTTTTGAAGTTATGTACATTTGGTCTTATAATTATGCCAGACTTAAGTTAGAGTCAATTGTGGGTGGAGTTTGTTTCCATGTAATTACATGTTATGTTAAATGTTTGTTATATGTCTGTATAAGACTTATGTTGAAGTTTGTAAATGGATGGGTTGcactgcaattttttttttataagttaTGTTATTTGCTTCTGCATGTGTTTCATATAGATGTTAGAGGGTAAGGGTCAGCTGGTGTTGTTTTAGAGGGATGATATCGATTAACTTAAGGTCATCTCTCAAGTTGAGAAGGATGGTTGAAGAGGAGGTGTGATAGGTACGGCTATCAAGCAAAGAGGACACGAGGAAGACATGAGTTAAAGAGAAGAAAGCCACAAAGGTCATTTTCGAAGGAAATCTAGATAGTTTTGACTGTTTTGAAGCTACAAAAATCAATACTAGGAAGTTTTTGTTGGTAGAGGTAAACTAGTTAAAAcattttcaagaaattttataGAAGAAAGTTTCTTTATTTGAGTTCtagatatttaattattaaGCTATGAAATTGGTTGAAAGTTTTAATTTCTAGCCAAGGTCCAAGGGTGGGCCAAGTGTCAGAAGCACAAGGTAAGCTGGACGTGTAAAATGGACAAAAGAAGTTGTTTGGGCCTTAAAGCATACAAGAAGTATGTTGTAAGACTCGTATTTCAGAAAATTAGTTAAGACCCATAGATAAGATAAGAAGTAAAATTTGACGAAGTGTTCTAAAGCAGGTGTTTTGGGTGGTCTATGTGATTTACAATACATATATTTCTAAAGAGATTTCAAGTAAGGTTTATTCTATGTTTAAAGCatacttattatattttaaagcATGTTTTGTGTTTCAATGATTATGAAATGGTGTTTAAACCATTAATCTATTTCCTAGCAATGAGCTAActgttatgtgcacataaggagtaaaggcaGCCATGTAGAAAAGTGCTACATGGTGGAGAGAAGCTGACTAATGTAGAAAAGAACAACATTGTGTTTAGCGGCATGAGCAACAAGAACGAATCAGGATATTCTCAAATGCAGATGTTGAAAAGACCATCTCAATAGTCTATACGCGGGATGACGAGTACTTGCATAGAGAATGAATCGAGATTCTTGGCGAAAGGAATGACTTGACTAATGTGTGATATGTGAATTATGAATTTATGTGATTTGATATGTTTGGCAAAATGATGTTTACAAAAGGCATTTTATGAAAAGGATTTCATAAAAACCTCACTGAGTCTTTTAGACTTATGCTTTAAAGTTTTACATTCCAGGTTCTAGGCGTTAAGACCAAGTAGAGAAAAAGTGAAAGGGCTTGCTAGGCAAGAAAAGGTTGTCAAGGCGTTTAGTTTAAACTTAAGAGGACGTTTGagggaagggttgggttatggaggGTCAGtattatgataaaactagtgttacgataaacctagttttaacataatatgtgtttgggggaagagtttaaaaaggtagttttatgataagatgtgtttggtgGAAGGGTTTAAAATGGTAGTTTTATGGGGGAGTTGAAGAGATAGGGTTATGGAGGATTTGAAAAAGGtttaagaagaaggaaagagagggaAGAGGGGTTATGATAACCGTTCCCGCAAACAAGGGTTGGGTTACCATAACCCAACCCAATAGTGATAACCTTTGGGCCAAATGGCTACTTAGGCTTGTTCAAATTAATAAAAGTATATGTTTGCCTTATTCCTTTTGCAAAGTTGTTTTATCATCTAAATTATGTCTATAGTTAAGAAAGGAAGGAGTAGAcgattaagcaaagcttaaaGACCTCAGGACTGAGTGTCTTTGGCATTTAAATGCATCAAGGATGCTTAAATCACATCGCGTCTCTAATGACTAGCAAGGTGTCTACGGTGTGGGGTGTGACACATGTCCAACGCATGGCCAGGTAAAAGAGACTTTAAATTGGGGTAGGTCGTTAATGGATTGAAGATGCAAAAATCAtgaaaatgtttaaaaaattgCACCAAAGATTTATGGCAAAATATTAAAGAATGCAATCATCTAAAAGTTGGACAATTGAGTCTACCTAAACAGAAAGATGAAAACAGAGTATAGTAGAGTTGGGGTCAAACCCAAGGGATCTTATTGAGTAAGAATCAATCAACTTGTTAGTAACTTCAAGAGCATCAAAAGATTTACAGGGGTATTCTTGAAACAATCTTGCAGAAAAGTAAAGTGCTTAACCAAAGGGGATGTGTGTCAAGAATATACTCCAAGAACCAATTAAAAGTAAAATGGGGTTTTCttcaagttttaaaaaatagggAATTTTGGTGTCCAAACATCAATTCTATCATAgagtttaaaaagaaaaattgcaacAATTGTGACCCTTGATTCAAAAGCTTTATTTGATTATTGGATTAATTGCTTCAATTTATTGATTAAAATGTAAAACTTACTATTAACAAAAACTAATTCTTATTCATAGTGCTTCCGTTTTGAACAATTTTCACACAAGAACAAAGAAATGCTTTAACATCAACAGATTCGTATCAAGACTAATCAGAGTGTGAATAACCACCAACTCTTAACAAGATTCTTGAAGCAATTTTAAATGATAAGAAGATgcgataattttttttagacaaaTAAAACTTAGCAAATATTTATCAACAATGTTTTCTCAACAAAAACGATGTTAAACCACCCTAGTAATTAGGTTTAATAGCAATCACTTAGGGTGGTAAAGACTAATTAAAagctattttttatttaaagaaatcAAGAAGCATGCTTCAAGATTACAATTAAGcaattgaaaattaaagaactctcaaaaattaaaaattgcaCAATTAATTCTCTAACGAATTATGTTAGCCTTGCATttggaataaaaaatattcacaatttgaaaggagaattgggcataATGTTGCGAGGAAGAATGGAGAATTTATTACTTTGAGAGAGATTCTACAATTTGAGATTGAATCTTGGAGTAGAATTGGAAAAATGAGATTGAAAATGTAAAAATGGAGGCAAAGTAGGGTAGGAACACTTGCAAAAAAGGTAAAACaagttataataattaagtCCACATGCAAACACATTTGttgtttacaaaaaaaaaaaaaaaaaggcaaaaacaAAGCCCAACTCACATATACAAGATGTAAAATATCACAAATGTCCTCGCTACTGATACACATTTGATATACCTAATACATCTAATATCCCTTGATACGTCTAATACTTCTTGATTCAATTGATATACATTTGATATTTCTTGATAACCTTTGGaccttgatacacttgatgaACCAAGATACTTTTTGATATACTCGACACCTTTTGATACACCTAAAACACCTTGATCTATTACTCATTGTTACAATTATCACTCATTGTTACACTTGATTCTTTTTATACACTTGATACCCTTCTGGTCTTGAAAGACTTAAATGCTTCACTAATAAGTTTAGTACACTTGATGCCTTACTAATTAACTTGTTATGCTTCAGTGGTACACTCAACATATTTTATACTTTGGACACACATGACATGTTTAATATACCTGATATACTGCAGATACAATTATTAATCCTCACTGATACACTCAATtgattaaatacacttgatatacTTAAAGTCCTACTTATACACTATTAATATACACTTGTAAACTTAATTGATATACCTGATAATGATTCTCTTTACTAATATGTTGATAtactttaataatatatttttgataTACTTTGTATTAATACACTGAGTTATATTGTTCATAtacttatttaattaataaactaCAATAAAtggcataaaatttgaaaaacaatgaaaatcatgtagtaagtatatcaaccaactaatatatataatataagtacatcataacacaaatataaaaaaaactaatacaaagtaaaatcaaaacaaaaccaaCGTAGAAAGATAAAACGAAATCATTTGCAATCAGATTAAACTCAAAATAAATATCTAAGAAAGTAGAGAAAAATCACAAACGATGTTAAATTACTCCGATCAACAAcaattatatttcatattagaAAGAATGTACCATTGATATCTTGAAATCAAGTTTAAGATAGGAAAAACAAATTGTTTTTCACGTATAAGAAAGGATGATTAGAGCCTTAAAAAGGGAGAGTAGAAATACGTATGTTGTTGAAGAAATAAATTGTTCTTCCCATAAGAGAAAGAATTATCAAAGCCTTAAAAAGtggaagaagaaataaaaaaatgattagaacattaaaaatgaaaaaagaaataaattattgaaaggtagtttagaaataataacaaatttaagatGGAGAGTATTTTAAAAGGAtttatcatatttaaacatGTTTAAAATAATATGCTATATTTACTCTTAACATATTTTCAAAATGTCACCCCCTACAATTTTCCAATAGGgtatttataagaaaaaaagataagaaataaaagaaacGGATGTTGGATTCAAAGAAAGGACCTCAGAGACGCACGACGCACAACACGTGGGAGGAAGTTACTCGGCGTGCTCGACTGAAATTTTTGGAAAAGAATCCGAGTTTAATTCTGTAGTGGTTGGCGTTCGAACTCTCGATGTCGGGGTTACGCGCACGAGTGAATGGTGACACGTAACAGGCAGAGGTTGGGTGTGGGCGAAAATTCATAAAGCCTCGACTTTTTTTGCAGAAGATGGGGTTTGACTCACGACCTTGAGGGGGAAATTCAGATTAAATCTGGTAATCCTGGGGTTCGCACTCACGACGTGGAAGTGTCTTGGCACGCGAAAAATGACAAAAGACGACGCGAATTTTTGGATTCTTTCCATTGGTCATTTCCTATGTTTAACTTCATTTTAGATGATTTTTGTGGTGGTCTTCTCGTATTGGGACAAGGTTAGATCATACTTATATGGTATACTCTAGCCCTAACACTAGGCGACATGAGGTGCATGCCTAAGCCATGCGAGGACACGCTGCCAATCATGCACGTAGACACGCAACATACAAGGCCAATCATGCATGCAGACACACAACATATAACCAACCATGCATacaaggacacgacgtgcagtCATGGGGCATGTGCGACGTGCATGGGCATGCGAGGTTAGCGCGCAACCAGGCCTCGGGCCTTACGCACGCACGTGCAGCATGCCACCCATGCCTTTCATGCTGTCCACATGCCATTTTTAGCCATTTTGCTTGGAGTTTGAATATTTTGTGGATTTTAGGGACTAAATGGAGTATAAACATCCTATTTTCAAGGCAAGTGGAGCTTTATTTAAAAGCTATTTACAAAGGAGAGTTTCAAGCTACACAAGCAATAGTTTGTGGGTGGTTTATGCATTTAAATGAATTACAAAGGTGGCGATTGTCGGCGGTAGAAGGAAGTTTAAGATGGCTAGAGGGTTTTTCTTCATTCTTGAACTAGTATGTTCCTTTTTAACTGGTTTTCACTAgaacaaatctggcctttaatgtcggttggaaaaaatgaaaaaagagctttaatgtcgtttttgaaaaggcggatgtttaatgtcggttttaagccgacattaaagctggagctttaatgtcggtttaaaaccgacattaaacatccttgTTTTGAAAAGCGATATTAAAgctcctttttaattttaatttttttaattttttattttataaaaaaatgactttctctctcttactttactctttctcaATCACCCACAGGATTTCATccttccaatttcttcttcactcctcattctcatctaacaatcttccctttcttctctgAACAGTCGCCGCCGCCACCACCACCATCGTCCCTCGTGCCCAGCCCGTGCCCGCCACCACCGTCGTCACTCCTCACGTTCTTCAAACACTGTTATGCTTGCCACCACTGTCGGGAATCCTTTTCTTCAACCATGTTCATGTCCAGCCCTCGCCACCACCGTCGCCGTCTGCGTTTATCTCACAAGCTCCGATCTGGTTGGCTTGTGGCCAGATCTGTTGCAGAAGAGTCAATTAGCTGTTGCAGATATATGATGTTTTTTGCACTTTACTACATCGGCGAGCCAGATCTACAATATACTTAAGAAAATTGAATATCCCCCTTACATCGGCGAGGAGGATCGGTGTGAAGCGATGTTTCATGAGGACCCTAGTTGGAGTACTTCTTCCTCCATGGACGATCTTCTCATGTTCGATGTTCGTAGTACGattcattcttcttcttatgAGTTTTTTCAGACCCCCCTTTGTTGTTCCTCCGCCGTGGATGGTGGAGCTCAGCCTTCTGCTTCCTCCTTCCGACTGAAACGGAGGAAGATGGCAGCCGATGATGATCTCGAAGATACTGCCACTTCTCCTCCTCATCCTTCCATTGTTTCCAAGGTACTTTCTATAGCAAATTAATATCacatttgtaaataatttcagaagtaatttaatataattctttttatattttccaaGGCTCATGTTGCAAGCCTATATTTGTCCCTCTGAtattctatcatctttttcgaTCAGAACTTGGTTCTTCTATTGTATTTGTGCACATACAAATATTTGTTTCAACATTTATCATGTGCAATCCAAGTAGCTGTAATTGTTATTTTCAGTTGCCTTTTCTCCGTCATCTAGCTTCctctttcctcttcttcatttctttccaGCCATGCTGTGTGGCTGTCAATAAGATGTGTCTTGGTGGAacatattcttttcttttttctagtcTTATATGTGAGTATTTGGTTGTATAGAACTGTGCTACATTTAGTCAATAATTACGATGTTTTCTTTGTTCAGGCACAAGGAATGCGTAGGTATGTTGAAGAGATTGTTTTCTCTTTTACCTACCCTAGGCTTAATTTGGAGGTATTTGTATTACCTGACTTTCTCTTAAGATTCTTAActagattttctttttcatttattgTAATTAGATCAATTTGTTCTTGCATTTAGCTTTGTTACATTTTGGATCTCTAATTGGCATGGATAGGGATTGCAACAAAAAATTTCTAATTTACTTGTTAACGCTGATTTTAATTTACTCCCTTGATGAGGCAAGTTCTTTATTGTTCAGGTTACTAAACACATGAACCATCTGCTAAAAGCACCATTCTGTGTTCATCACAAAACAGGTCGGTGTTGGATATAAATGCTAAAGTTAAATTAGTTGTGACTTGCTGAAACCTCATTGTGGTCTCAATGTAAAAGATTCATAAGGTTCttatcaaaaaataataattaaatatcatTAAAATGCACTTGATTTTGGAACCCTGATTAGAACGAAGGATCCAATTTTTCACTTTTGTGAACAGAACATGTGGTTACATATCACTGAATCTTACTGTTCCTTTTTATTCCAGGTCGTATCTGTGTCCCAATAGACCCTGAACACTGTGATGAGTTTGATCCTACTACTGTGCCAACTGTTGCCCAGGTAAAAATAACAAGAAATAAATGCATATTGCATAAATATTATGCTTTGCAACTCATTTGCAGCGAGGAAAATGTTTACTTTTCAGTTTAATACCTGATATTTTGTTGTGATTTAGTATACATAAGCTGaattttggaatttttattgtgtgtatatatattttttattataaatgtCAGCAAACTTTAatcttaaaaggaaaaagaaacagAGAAAAAACCTAAAGGGCAAGGGAACAAGGTGTCTCCTCCCCAAAGCACGAGAATTATCAAAAGACCTTTCAATTGGTTGATTGCACAAGTGGTGCAATTACAAAAAGGATTGTGAAGGCTATTCCAATAGAGGTCGTTTCTCGTACAAGATcgctaaaataattaaaagaactACACTTATCTGAAAAAACCGTAGCAGTCCTTTCCTTCCACAATAACCATAAGATTGCCTTCTGCACATTGCTCTAAAGCACTTTGGTTTTGTCTTTCAACTCTCCTCCACTGAAAGAATCAGCCATCCAATCTTTAACTGACCCGGGCATGCATCAGTCCAAATTAAACAGCCTCCTGAAATGCTCCCAAACCCTTCTACAGAAGTCACAATTGAGAAATTAGTGGTTCAAGGTTTCCTCACTTCTTACACTATGCACATGTTGGGGGATAAATGGGGAAATCTACTTGAATTTTTGACATTTATATTGGTACTATCAAAAGTCGTGGTCCACAAAAATAACCtagtttttttttgtgaaaCTAAACCCTTTCAAATATAAAGCCAACATAATTCAGGAGCCTTCTTTTCTTGAGCAATTCAATATAGGCAGACTTTACAGAGAACTTCCTACGCAACTTCACCCTCCAGACCAACTGATCTTCTGGGAATAAAGGGTCTACACTCCTTCAGAATAATACTGAGGTTGCTCCATTCTTCCAACTCCCTATCAAAGCAACTTTTTCTCAGCTTTAAATCCCAACTAAGGCCCATGAGATTCCACAAATCACTTTGCTTTGTTAGgcaaccaaaattttaaaacatcaatTGGTAGCAGCTTTTTCTTTGTGCATTCTGGCtgaagaaagatgataaataCTTGTACAGATAAACCAAGATACAAAGCAATTATTCCATTATTCTTCATGGTAATTTGGTTTCTGTGCAATAACTTGAATTATAATGATGGATTGCAGCTCCTAGAAGAACTTAATGCAGCAGACATGGAAGTAGATAGTGAGACTGGTACGTTATACGATATCCTATCTTTACTATAGATTCGAGAGGTTCCTCCTTTAATTGCTTAGGTAACTGCAGTAGGATAACTCAATAAAAGTGATTAATCAATGCTGTTACAATCTTTTTCTTTAAGACAGACTGGGATAGAACCTCACTTGGCGAATCAATTAGGTTTTTCAGATCAGCATTCTTACAGCCATTACTAAAATCATGCAAGGTAAATCATCCCTTCATTTGGTGCCTTTTCATTATGGCTCTTTGGCGTAAATTTTTCTAACTTTTAACTTGACAAGGCGGATGTGTGTTTCTAAGAGAATCATTGTCGATCTGTATAAAATGAGTATGTGCTATTAATAATGTAGGAAGGAAGTTGCATTACGTCAGAGAGAGGTATTTACAACATCAAATACGTAACATCAAATACGTAACATTGTCGATCAACTTTGGTGGCTCTCCATTGTTGCTTCTGTTATGTCTTTTACTTACTCAACTATTGGACTTGGCCTTGGAGTTGCTCAAATTACTGGTAAATCCCATTAAACACATGGATCATAGTATAATATTTAAAACCTTTTTAATGCGATTTTAAGATGAAGATTGTGACTGTACTGTTCTtgttttgattgtttgttttagCAAATGGAAAAATTGGAGGGAGCTTGACTGGAATTAGCATAGGAACTGTCACTCAAACACAAAAAGTATGGAGGAGCTTCCAAGCTCttggagacattgcttttgcctACTCATACTCGATTATCCTCATTGAAATTCAGGTACGAATCTCAGAAAAAATCGAtgtccttttccttttccttttccttttttcttcttttttcaatttgattGATGGAGGTATGTTATGTTTTGTGGAACAGGACACTCTAAAATCTCCACCTTCAGAGGCTAAGACAATGAAGAAGGCAACTCTAGTGAGTGTGTCGGTGACAACGCTTTTTTATATGTTGTGTGGCGCTGCTGGCTACGCACCATTCGGGCACATGGCACCGGGAAACCTACTCACTGGGTTCGGGttctatatataaaaacaatattaagatttcattttgtgtatgcaaatgtaaaagacaaatattaaagtttctaaataatattaattttattgatttgttggcctgagaaaaaatatttatttacacgGATCGACTGtcagtttataaaaaatggaaaataatgcagcaattaaataaaaataaatttgtaaaaatggatccaaaaacaaggctttaatgtcgtttttaaactgacattattggggatctataatgtcggttataaaccgacattgttggcctctttaatatcggttttaaaccgacatcaaagcccaactgacattaaaaggcttcaataacactatgaaagatgtcggttgaaaaccgacattaaaggcctttaatgtcagttttaaaccgacattaaagatgcctttaatgtcgcttttaaaccgacattaaagcccaaccgacattaaaggcctttaataacgctcgcaaagatgtcggtcgccaagtgacattaaaggtctttaatgtcggttttaaaccgacattaaaggccagatttcttgtagtgtttagGTTATTCTTGTAGTAATCTATGCCTAAAATTCTTTGTTTTGAATGtttgcataattttttttttttgacaaaacaAATTTGTGCCTAAAGTAGTAAAACCTAGCTTTCCCAAGGTAGCAATGATCAAGCAAGGTTGCTTTATCTTCCATAGTTTAGTTCGTTTGGGGAGTTAATGTTGGATTTTTTTGTTGGAAACATTAAGGTGGTCCGTTGGTCTTCTGAAAATCTTTAGCTAGATCTTATATTAGCAGGAAGCATCATATACCAAATCACCTTCTTGATTAATGATGGTGCTTATTGTTTTCCATGTGGACACTTCTTTTCCTCATGGAAGATTAAAAGATCATGGTTGGGTCAATTATTCATGAATGAGCTTGTGCTTGATATCTCTAAGTATTTAGCCTTTGGTGGTTTAACTATCATTTACTTCACAATAATTAAAGATGTTGAACAAGTATATTTATTATCTTATTGCTATCATTTACTGGCCGTGTGAGTTAAGTTGAGTTAAGATGCGTGGAAAAGTATGCCGAGTGTTCTCATATGTGTTGTTTTTCACTTTCTCTTTGAAggattccaattgaaatgagcTTATGTGTGGAGTCCATGCTTCCATTCGATTTTGCAACTTCTTCAACATCAATGACTCTAATGCTTTCTATTTCTCCCCTTAGTTATAGTTATGGTTGGCTTTTAGAAGGTACTTTTAGTCCTTATTCTTATATAGTCAATTTTACTTTTTTCAATGTTCTTGATATACTGCCACTATGAATTCTGATTCTTTTGTTCAACATATTGGATAGCTGCATTCTTGGTCCTACAGCCAATTTAGTAGTTTCTACCGCgaattttacttttcttttccattATTCTTGTTTTGCTACCACTATGAAGTTTCTGATTTCTTTTGTTCAAGAATTTGGATAGCTACATTCTTAATCTTACTACCAATTTAGTTTTTTCTAGAGTgaactttaactttttcaatGTTCTTGTTAGCTGCCACTATGAAAGTTTCCGATTTCTTTTGTTCAACAAATTGAATAGTTGTATTCTTGGCCCTATATTTTTTACTTTACATGAATGGAGGATAACATGAGATATACACCATTGACCCTATATAACCTTTCCACGAAAGTTATACAAGAAAGTCATCCCTTCAACGAAGCTTCAAGCTTGACATCCTTTAATGAGGAGGAGGGATTTGGTCTTGTAGCCGACTGCCTTCCTACTTCTATCAAGGTTTACTAATATTatattcatttaattttttttagtattctTACGCATTTGTTCTCATTTAGCTTTTGAAGGTTAATGTTCAAGGCAATTATTGAGTAGAATACCTTCTGTTTGGATcccaataatataatttatttggtTGTATTGATTATGTTTTGCTAAGTCAATTTATATTGATAACACATATGGACTCTGATATGTCCTTTGAGGAGTATGATTCGCCTTAATCTTAAATCTATGACAGCTTTTTTACTCCTAGGATTTGGATGATGTTTTGTAGTTATTTTGTGTTAATTTTTCCTATCACACTCTATCACTGTTTTCAGGTTCTAATAAACTTGACCAATGATAATCATGTTAGCTGTCAACAAATTGCTTCGTGTGGAGGACTAGAAACTATGTGTTCACTAATTGCCAACCATTTTCCTTCATTCTACTCCACTTCATCTACCTTAAATGGATCAAAAGTGCATGCATTGAATGATCTCGAATTtaagtttcaaaataaaaaacatctaaCTAATCAAGAGCTTGATTTTCTTGTTGCAATTTTGGGCCTGCTTGTGAACTTGGTGGGGAAGGATGGTCATAATAGGTTGGTGTTACTTGAGTTTTTAATgcaacagtttgctattttgcTAAGTAAGGTTTTCAGAAAAATTCATTGGGTTCTCAGTCACTTTTCCACTTTCTCTATCTTTGTTTGTcctatatttaaatttattctacATTACTATGTAACTAGGACAACTGTAGTTCCTATCATCATAAGCACTTGTATTGAATTGCTTAATTGTTCCTACATTTAGGCATTAGCTAGCAAAacggaaaataatttaattgcTTGCTAATGCATTTACTCGCGTTAATTGTTTTTTATATCACAAGGGTCGCCTCTTTATATCCTTCCATGCTTATGTTGTAACTTTGCTTTTACTAGATTGATAATGGCTGCAAGGAGTATTATCCTTACACGAAACAAGAAAAGATTCCACAGTAAGTAGCATTAGGAAACTTTGCGGAACTTCACAGCAATTGGAAGAGAAGAAGTTGGTTAGCTTTCTGTTTTGGTTTTCAAGAGATGTAATTATACTCTCAGTTTCTTTTTTAGTAAGCTTAACAGGGGGATGGTTGTATGAATAAAAGGCATTGTCAATATGTTTAACTTGTTTTTGGTTAGTTTTCAACATCTCTACACGTAGTGATATACCTGACTTATCCTTCGCATATATACTTGCTAGCAGCATTTCCTTGACATAGTCCATTACTTTCTAGATGGAACTACAACAAGCATTTGGATTAAAATGTGTTGTTTCACTTAGCTATATTCATGAATTGTTGATTAACTGCAGTTTACTAGGCAATTGCACGGTCAAGAAAAAAATTCTTTCGTAGATGAGACACCAACTATTCCGAAGAAATTTTTTCAACTATTAACTTAGGTACTCCCTAAGTGGAGTAAGGGATTTTTGTTGTCTTGGAGGCGTTGTTTAGACTAAAAGTTCTTGGTTATAATACTTCTGT contains:
- the LOC127150697 gene encoding amino acid permease 3-like encodes the protein MSFTYSTIGLGLGVAQITANGKIGGSLTGISIGTVTQTQKVWRSFQALGDIAFAYSYSIILIEIQDTLKSPPSEAKTMKKATLVSVSVTTLFYMLCGAAGYAPFGHMAPGNLLTGFGIPIEMSLCVESMLPFDFATSSTSMTLMLSISPLSYSYGWLLEGSNKLDQ